The following coding sequences lie in one Kribbella sp. NBC_00709 genomic window:
- a CDS encoding LacI family DNA-binding transcriptional regulator, with the protein MEGSGSPTLEQVAAVAGVSRATVSRVVNGSPKVLPDTVAAVEQAIRQLGYVPNRAARALVTRRTDSVAIVVPEPDSRVFSDPFFAGMLSGVSRTLAPTSSQLVLLIEPSEGDDQRFIRYLRGGHVDGAIIISHHGRDNVLQELAQLPLPIVFSARPLGVDVPVASVDVDNVAGARTGVEHLLAIGRRKVATVAGPLDMTAGIDRLTGYKDVMKEAGLPAIIGYGDFTADGGEQATLRLLDEHPDLDGLFVASDLMATAALRVLSQRGRRVPADVAVVGFDDSVLATTTTPKLTTVRQPVEQLGARLAEILLAKIAGAQLTTPEIYNTELIIRDSA; encoded by the coding sequence ATGGAAGGGTCTGGTTCTCCGACGTTGGAGCAGGTCGCGGCGGTTGCCGGGGTGTCCCGGGCAACGGTCTCCCGGGTCGTGAACGGTTCGCCGAAGGTGCTGCCGGACACGGTCGCCGCGGTCGAGCAGGCGATCCGTCAGCTCGGCTACGTCCCGAACCGGGCAGCCCGCGCGCTGGTGACGCGTCGTACCGACTCGGTCGCGATCGTCGTACCGGAGCCGGACAGCCGCGTGTTCTCGGATCCGTTCTTCGCTGGGATGCTGAGCGGGGTCAGCCGGACGTTGGCGCCGACCTCGTCGCAGCTGGTGCTGCTGATCGAGCCGTCCGAGGGTGATGATCAGCGGTTCATCCGGTACCTGCGCGGCGGGCACGTGGACGGGGCGATCATCATCAGCCACCACGGTCGCGACAACGTACTGCAGGAGCTCGCGCAGTTGCCGCTGCCGATCGTGTTCAGCGCGCGGCCGCTCGGCGTCGACGTACCGGTGGCGAGTGTGGACGTCGACAACGTGGCTGGGGCGCGGACCGGGGTCGAGCATCTGCTCGCGATCGGCCGGCGGAAGGTCGCGACGGTCGCCGGGCCGCTCGACATGACGGCCGGGATCGACCGGCTGACCGGCTACAAGGACGTGATGAAGGAAGCCGGGTTGCCCGCGATCATCGGGTACGGCGACTTCACGGCGGACGGCGGTGAACAGGCGACGCTACGGCTGCTCGATGAGCACCCCGACCTCGACGGGCTGTTCGTCGCCTCCGACCTGATGGCGACTGCTGCGCTCCGGGTCCTCTCCCAGCGCGGCCGGCGAGTGCCCGCGGACGTCGCAGTCGTCGGCTTCGACGACTCGGTCCTGGCCACCACCACCACTCCCAAACTCACCACGGTCCGCCAACCGGTCGAACAGCTGGGCGCCCGCCTCGCCGAAATCCTCCTCGCCAAGATCGCCGGCGCCCAACTCACCACCCCCGAGATCTACAACACCGAACTGATCATCCGCGACAGCGCCTGA